From one Rattus norvegicus strain BN/NHsdMcwi chromosome 7, GRCr8, whole genome shotgun sequence genomic stretch:
- the Smpd5 gene encoding sphingomyelin phosphodiesterase 5 isoform X6: MNLPDVPRLRSPVPQEPSPGWPQTPDPLRPSPFPNPVLQTLYSLSRMLLFPAYWSLDRLLGCWAPVSRSGSLRWLKVLAGSGAALLPLVVVGLPLALVGLVLWLPLQLCRRPFCYQPPPSCWVWPQPWRPPAERQRCFVFLTANLCLFPHGLAHFNNLSNSQQRADAVGAVLLDGLRSSQYGVTEPRQPLPKVPGGVLKATLPMGLDFVCLQEVFDLRAARRLVRILVPNLGPVLYDVGTFGLVAGPYIKVLGSGLLLASRYPLLRATFRCFPNARREDAMASKGLLSVQRMDIFAANS; the protein is encoded by the exons ATGAATCTCCCTGACGTTCCGCGGCTACGGAGCCCTGTACCCCAAGAGCCTTCACCTGGCTGGCCCCAGACACCCGACCCTCTGAGGCCTTCACCTTTCCCGAACCCCGTGCTGCAAACCCTGTACAGTTTATCCCGCATGCTGCTCTTCCCGGCTTACTGGTCTCTGGACcggttgctgggttgctgggcGCCAGTATCGCGATCCGGCAGCTTGAGGTGGCTCAAAGTCCTGGCAGGAAGTGGGGCGGCGTTGCTACCTCTGGTGGTGGTCGGTCTACCCTTGGCGTTGGTTGGCCTTGTGCTCTGGCTGCCCCTCCAACTTTGTCGCCGCCCCTTCTGCTATCAGCCCCCTCCATCATGCTGGGTGTGGCCACAGCCCTGGCGCCCGCCCGCTGAGCGCCAGCGTTGCTTTGTCTTTCTCACTGCTAATCTGTGCCTGTTCCCCCACGGACTGGCACACTTTAACAATTTGTCGAATAGTCAGCAGCGGGCGGATGCTGTTGGGGCCGTACTGCTAGATGGCCTTCGGTCGTCACAGTATGGGGTTACCGAACCTAGGCAGCCGCTGCCTAAGGTGCCTGGTGGTGTGCTGAAGGCCACATTACCTATGGGTTTGGACTTCGTGTGTCTGCAGGAAGTGTTCGACCTCCGCGCAGCTCGTCGTCTCGTGCGCATTTTGGTACCAAATCTGGGCCCGGTTCTATATGATGTAGGCACATTTGGCTTAGTGGCCGGGCCGTACATTAAGGTACTGGGTAGTGGGCTTCTACTGGCCTCGCGCTACCCGCTGCTGCGTGCCACCTTCCGTTGCTTTCCTAACGCTCGTCGCGAGGACGCCATGGCCTCCAAAGGTCTATTATCCGTCCAG AGGATGGACATATTCGCTGCAAACAGCTGA
- the Smpd5 gene encoding sphingomyelin phosphodiesterase 5 isoform X4 has translation MNLPDVPRLRSPVPQEPSPGWPQTPDPLRPSPFPNPVLQTLYSLSRMLLFPAYWSLDRLLGCWAPVSRSGSLRWLKVLAGSGAALLPLVVVGLPLALVGLVLWLPLQLCRRPFCYQPPPSCWVWPQPWRPPAERQRCFVFLTANLCLFPHGLAHFNNLSNSQQRADAVGAVLLDGLRSSQYGVTEPRQPLPKVPGGVLKATLPMGLDFVCLQEVFDLRAARRLVRILVPNLGPVLYDVGTFGLVAGPYIKVLGSGLLLASRYPLLRATFRCFPNARREDAMASKGLLSVQVLTQAQLGILDGRRIVGYLHCTHLQAPLEDGHIRCKQLTLLLEWVEEFEAESRQSDHAKEQGHKFFSCFKDPCRLGPCQEQPWALGTILNNSTLHQSIISSPEMLRRALEQEKGRRLYLAGPLHGNYSAQSWKGRRLDYITYRGVPGSRLSPEAEQVTFSTAFAGLTDHLAMGLKLQVVCS, from the exons ATGAATCTCCCTGACGTTCCGCGGCTACGGAGCCCTGTACCCCAAGAGCCTTCACCTGGCTGGCCCCAGACACCCGACCCTCTGAGGCCTTCACCTTTCCCGAACCCCGTGCTGCAAACCCTGTACAGTTTATCCCGCATGCTGCTCTTCCCGGCTTACTGGTCTCTGGACcggttgctgggttgctgggcGCCAGTATCGCGATCCGGCAGCTTGAGGTGGCTCAAAGTCCTGGCAGGAAGTGGGGCGGCGTTGCTACCTCTGGTGGTGGTCGGTCTACCCTTGGCGTTGGTTGGCCTTGTGCTCTGGCTGCCCCTCCAACTTTGTCGCCGCCCCTTCTGCTATCAGCCCCCTCCATCATGCTGGGTGTGGCCACAGCCCTGGCGCCCGCCCGCTGAGCGCCAGCGTTGCTTTGTCTTTCTCACTGCTAATCTGTGCCTGTTCCCCCACGGACTGGCACACTTTAACAATTTGTCGAATAGTCAGCAGCGGGCGGATGCTGTTGGGGCCGTACTGCTAGATGGCCTTCGGTCGTCACAGTATGGGGTTACCGAACCTAGGCAGCCGCTGCCTAAGGTGCCTGGTGGTGTGCTGAAGGCCACATTACCTATGGGTTTGGACTTCGTGTGTCTGCAGGAAGTGTTCGACCTCCGCGCAGCTCGTCGTCTCGTGCGCATTTTGGTACCAAATCTGGGCCCGGTTCTATATGATGTAGGCACATTTGGCTTAGTGGCCGGGCCGTACATTAAGGTACTGGGTAGTGGGCTTCTACTGGCCTCGCGCTACCCGCTGCTGCGTGCCACCTTCCGTTGCTTTCCTAACGCTCGTCGCGAGGACGCCATGGCCTCCAAAGGTCTATTATCCGTCCAGGTACTAACCCAG GCGCAGCTAGGCATCCTGGACGGGCGCCGCATCGTGGGATACCTTCATTGTACACACTTGCAGGCACCCCTTG AGGATGGACATATTCGCTGCAAACAGCTGACGCTGCTGCTGGAATGGGTGGAGGAGTTCGAGGCTGAGAGCCGCCAGAGTG ATCATGCAAAGGAGCAGGGACATAAATTCTTCAGCTGTTTTAAGGACCCTTGCCGGCTAGGCCCTTGCCAGGAGCAGCCCTGGGCCTTGG GGACAATCTTGAATAATTCCACGCTACACCAGTCCATTATCAGCTCCCCAGAGATGCTTCGGAG GGCCTTGGAGCAAGAAAAAGGGCGCCGCCTCTACCTGGCTGGACCCCTTCATGGAAATTACTCAGCTCAATCCTGGAAGGGCCGGCGTCTGGACTATATCACCTACCGCGGAGTACCTGGGAGTCGCCTGAGTCCA GAGGCGGAGCAGGTGACATTCAGTACTGCGTTTGCGGGACTCACGGACCACTTGGCTATGGGCCTGAAGCTTCAAGTTGTATGCTCCTGA
- the Smpd5 gene encoding sphingomyelin phosphodiesterase 5 isoform X1 yields MNLPDVPRLRSPVPQEPSPGWPQTPDPLRPSPFPNPVLQTLYSLSRMLLFPAYWSLDRLLGCWAPVSRSGSLRWLKVLAGSGAALLPLVVVGLPLALVGLVLWLPLQLCRRPFCYQPPPSCWVWPQPWRPPAERQRCFVFLTANLCLFPHGLAHFNNLSNSQQRADAVGAVLLDGLRSSQYGVTEPRQPLPKVPGGVLKATLPMGLDFVCLQEVFDLRAARRLVRILVPNLGPVLYDVGTFGLVAGPYIKVLGSGLLLASRYPLLRATFRCFPNARREDAMASKGLLSVQVLTQAQLGILDGRRIVGYLHCTHLQAPLEDGHIRCKQLTLLLEWVEEFEAESRQSGEAVAFSVLLGDLNFDNCSQGNELGRVEPGHPALPTKKRFSSTDHAKEQGHKFFSCFKDPCRLGPCQEQPWALGTILNNSTLHQSIISSPEMLRRALEQEKGRRLYLAGPLHGNYSAQSWKGRRLDYITYRGVPGSRLSPEAEQVTFSTAFAGLTDHLAMGLKLQVVCS; encoded by the exons ATGAATCTCCCTGACGTTCCGCGGCTACGGAGCCCTGTACCCCAAGAGCCTTCACCTGGCTGGCCCCAGACACCCGACCCTCTGAGGCCTTCACCTTTCCCGAACCCCGTGCTGCAAACCCTGTACAGTTTATCCCGCATGCTGCTCTTCCCGGCTTACTGGTCTCTGGACcggttgctgggttgctgggcGCCAGTATCGCGATCCGGCAGCTTGAGGTGGCTCAAAGTCCTGGCAGGAAGTGGGGCGGCGTTGCTACCTCTGGTGGTGGTCGGTCTACCCTTGGCGTTGGTTGGCCTTGTGCTCTGGCTGCCCCTCCAACTTTGTCGCCGCCCCTTCTGCTATCAGCCCCCTCCATCATGCTGGGTGTGGCCACAGCCCTGGCGCCCGCCCGCTGAGCGCCAGCGTTGCTTTGTCTTTCTCACTGCTAATCTGTGCCTGTTCCCCCACGGACTGGCACACTTTAACAATTTGTCGAATAGTCAGCAGCGGGCGGATGCTGTTGGGGCCGTACTGCTAGATGGCCTTCGGTCGTCACAGTATGGGGTTACCGAACCTAGGCAGCCGCTGCCTAAGGTGCCTGGTGGTGTGCTGAAGGCCACATTACCTATGGGTTTGGACTTCGTGTGTCTGCAGGAAGTGTTCGACCTCCGCGCAGCTCGTCGTCTCGTGCGCATTTTGGTACCAAATCTGGGCCCGGTTCTATATGATGTAGGCACATTTGGCTTAGTGGCCGGGCCGTACATTAAGGTACTGGGTAGTGGGCTTCTACTGGCCTCGCGCTACCCGCTGCTGCGTGCCACCTTCCGTTGCTTTCCTAACGCTCGTCGCGAGGACGCCATGGCCTCCAAAGGTCTATTATCCGTCCAGGTACTAACCCAG GCGCAGCTAGGCATCCTGGACGGGCGCCGCATCGTGGGATACCTTCATTGTACACACTTGCAGGCACCCCTTG AGGATGGACATATTCGCTGCAAACAGCTGACGCTGCTGCTGGAATGGGTGGAGGAGTTCGAGGCTGAGAGCCGCCAGAGTGGTGAGGCTGTGGCTTTCAGCGTCCTTCTGGGAGATCTAAACTTTGACAACTGCTCCCAAGGTAATGAGCTGGGGCGGGTGGAGCCAGGACACCCAGCTCTGCCCACTAAGAAACGGTTTTCCTCCACAGATCATGCAAAGGAGCAGGGACATAAATTCTTCAGCTGTTTTAAGGACCCTTGCCGGCTAGGCCCTTGCCAGGAGCAGCCCTGGGCCTTGG GGACAATCTTGAATAATTCCACGCTACACCAGTCCATTATCAGCTCCCCAGAGATGCTTCGGAG GGCCTTGGAGCAAGAAAAAGGGCGCCGCCTCTACCTGGCTGGACCCCTTCATGGAAATTACTCAGCTCAATCCTGGAAGGGCCGGCGTCTGGACTATATCACCTACCGCGGAGTACCTGGGAGTCGCCTGAGTCCA GAGGCGGAGCAGGTGACATTCAGTACTGCGTTTGCGGGACTCACGGACCACTTGGCTATGGGCCTGAAGCTTCAAGTTGTATGCTCCTGA
- the Smpd5 gene encoding sphingomyelin phosphodiesterase 5 isoform X5 yields MNLPDVPRLRSPVPQEPSPGWPQTPDPLRPSPFPNPVLQTLYSLSRMLLFPAYWSLDRLLGCWAPVSRSGSLRWLKVLAGSGAALLPLVVVGLPLALVGLVLWLPLQLCRRPFCYQPPPSCWVWPQPWRPPAERQRCFVFLTANLCLFPHGLAHFNNLSNSQQRADAVGAVLLDGLRSSQYGVTEPRQPLPKVPGGVLKATLPMGLDFVCLQEVFDLRAARRLVRILVPNLGPVLYDVGTFGLVAGPYIKVLGSGLLLASRYPLLRATFRCFPNARREDAMASKGLLSVQAQLGILDGRRIVGYLHCTHLQAPLEDGHIRCKQLTLLLEWVEEFEAESRQSDHAKEQGHKFFSCFKDPCRLGPCQEQPWALGTILNNSTLHQSIISSPEMLRRALEQEKGRRLYLAGPLHGNYSAQSWKGRRLDYITYRGVPGSRLSPEAEQVTFSTAFAGLTDHLAMGLKLQVVCS; encoded by the exons ATGAATCTCCCTGACGTTCCGCGGCTACGGAGCCCTGTACCCCAAGAGCCTTCACCTGGCTGGCCCCAGACACCCGACCCTCTGAGGCCTTCACCTTTCCCGAACCCCGTGCTGCAAACCCTGTACAGTTTATCCCGCATGCTGCTCTTCCCGGCTTACTGGTCTCTGGACcggttgctgggttgctgggcGCCAGTATCGCGATCCGGCAGCTTGAGGTGGCTCAAAGTCCTGGCAGGAAGTGGGGCGGCGTTGCTACCTCTGGTGGTGGTCGGTCTACCCTTGGCGTTGGTTGGCCTTGTGCTCTGGCTGCCCCTCCAACTTTGTCGCCGCCCCTTCTGCTATCAGCCCCCTCCATCATGCTGGGTGTGGCCACAGCCCTGGCGCCCGCCCGCTGAGCGCCAGCGTTGCTTTGTCTTTCTCACTGCTAATCTGTGCCTGTTCCCCCACGGACTGGCACACTTTAACAATTTGTCGAATAGTCAGCAGCGGGCGGATGCTGTTGGGGCCGTACTGCTAGATGGCCTTCGGTCGTCACAGTATGGGGTTACCGAACCTAGGCAGCCGCTGCCTAAGGTGCCTGGTGGTGTGCTGAAGGCCACATTACCTATGGGTTTGGACTTCGTGTGTCTGCAGGAAGTGTTCGACCTCCGCGCAGCTCGTCGTCTCGTGCGCATTTTGGTACCAAATCTGGGCCCGGTTCTATATGATGTAGGCACATTTGGCTTAGTGGCCGGGCCGTACATTAAGGTACTGGGTAGTGGGCTTCTACTGGCCTCGCGCTACCCGCTGCTGCGTGCCACCTTCCGTTGCTTTCCTAACGCTCGTCGCGAGGACGCCATGGCCTCCAAAGGTCTATTATCCGTCCAG GCGCAGCTAGGCATCCTGGACGGGCGCCGCATCGTGGGATACCTTCATTGTACACACTTGCAGGCACCCCTTG AGGATGGACATATTCGCTGCAAACAGCTGACGCTGCTGCTGGAATGGGTGGAGGAGTTCGAGGCTGAGAGCCGCCAGAGTG ATCATGCAAAGGAGCAGGGACATAAATTCTTCAGCTGTTTTAAGGACCCTTGCCGGCTAGGCCCTTGCCAGGAGCAGCCCTGGGCCTTGG GGACAATCTTGAATAATTCCACGCTACACCAGTCCATTATCAGCTCCCCAGAGATGCTTCGGAG GGCCTTGGAGCAAGAAAAAGGGCGCCGCCTCTACCTGGCTGGACCCCTTCATGGAAATTACTCAGCTCAATCCTGGAAGGGCCGGCGTCTGGACTATATCACCTACCGCGGAGTACCTGGGAGTCGCCTGAGTCCA GAGGCGGAGCAGGTGACATTCAGTACTGCGTTTGCGGGACTCACGGACCACTTGGCTATGGGCCTGAAGCTTCAAGTTGTATGCTCCTGA
- the Smpd5 gene encoding sphingomyelin phosphodiesterase 5 isoform X3 — MNLPDVPRLRSPVPQEPSPGWPQTPDPLRPSPFPNPVLQTLYSLSRMLLFPAYWSLDRLLGCWAPVSRSGSLRWLKVLAGSGAALLPLVVVGLPLALVGLVLWLPLQLCRRPFCYQPPPSCWVWPQPWRPPAERQRCFVFLTANLCLFPHGLAHFNNLSNSQQRADAVGAVLLDGLRSSQYGVTEPRQPLPKVPGGVLKATLPMGLDFVCLQEVFDLRAARRLVRILVPNLGPVLYDVGTFGLVAGPYIKVLGSGLLLASRYPLLRATFRCFPNARREDAMASKGLLSVQVLTQAQLGILDGRRIVGYLHCTHLQAPLEDGHIRCKQLTLLLEWVEEFEAESRQSGEAVAFSVLLGDLNFDNCSQDHAKEQGHKFFSCFKDPCRLGPCQEQPWALGTILNNSTLHQSIISSPEMLRRALEQEKGRRLYLAGPLHGNYSAQSWKGRRLDYITYRGVPGSRLSPEAEQVTFSTAFAGLTDHLAMGLKLQVVCS; from the exons ATGAATCTCCCTGACGTTCCGCGGCTACGGAGCCCTGTACCCCAAGAGCCTTCACCTGGCTGGCCCCAGACACCCGACCCTCTGAGGCCTTCACCTTTCCCGAACCCCGTGCTGCAAACCCTGTACAGTTTATCCCGCATGCTGCTCTTCCCGGCTTACTGGTCTCTGGACcggttgctgggttgctgggcGCCAGTATCGCGATCCGGCAGCTTGAGGTGGCTCAAAGTCCTGGCAGGAAGTGGGGCGGCGTTGCTACCTCTGGTGGTGGTCGGTCTACCCTTGGCGTTGGTTGGCCTTGTGCTCTGGCTGCCCCTCCAACTTTGTCGCCGCCCCTTCTGCTATCAGCCCCCTCCATCATGCTGGGTGTGGCCACAGCCCTGGCGCCCGCCCGCTGAGCGCCAGCGTTGCTTTGTCTTTCTCACTGCTAATCTGTGCCTGTTCCCCCACGGACTGGCACACTTTAACAATTTGTCGAATAGTCAGCAGCGGGCGGATGCTGTTGGGGCCGTACTGCTAGATGGCCTTCGGTCGTCACAGTATGGGGTTACCGAACCTAGGCAGCCGCTGCCTAAGGTGCCTGGTGGTGTGCTGAAGGCCACATTACCTATGGGTTTGGACTTCGTGTGTCTGCAGGAAGTGTTCGACCTCCGCGCAGCTCGTCGTCTCGTGCGCATTTTGGTACCAAATCTGGGCCCGGTTCTATATGATGTAGGCACATTTGGCTTAGTGGCCGGGCCGTACATTAAGGTACTGGGTAGTGGGCTTCTACTGGCCTCGCGCTACCCGCTGCTGCGTGCCACCTTCCGTTGCTTTCCTAACGCTCGTCGCGAGGACGCCATGGCCTCCAAAGGTCTATTATCCGTCCAGGTACTAACCCAG GCGCAGCTAGGCATCCTGGACGGGCGCCGCATCGTGGGATACCTTCATTGTACACACTTGCAGGCACCCCTTG AGGATGGACATATTCGCTGCAAACAGCTGACGCTGCTGCTGGAATGGGTGGAGGAGTTCGAGGCTGAGAGCCGCCAGAGTGGTGAGGCTGTGGCTTTCAGCGTCCTTCTGGGAGATCTAAACTTTGACAACTGCTCCCAAG ATCATGCAAAGGAGCAGGGACATAAATTCTTCAGCTGTTTTAAGGACCCTTGCCGGCTAGGCCCTTGCCAGGAGCAGCCCTGGGCCTTGG GGACAATCTTGAATAATTCCACGCTACACCAGTCCATTATCAGCTCCCCAGAGATGCTTCGGAG GGCCTTGGAGCAAGAAAAAGGGCGCCGCCTCTACCTGGCTGGACCCCTTCATGGAAATTACTCAGCTCAATCCTGGAAGGGCCGGCGTCTGGACTATATCACCTACCGCGGAGTACCTGGGAGTCGCCTGAGTCCA GAGGCGGAGCAGGTGACATTCAGTACTGCGTTTGCGGGACTCACGGACCACTTGGCTATGGGCCTGAAGCTTCAAGTTGTATGCTCCTGA
- the Smpd5 gene encoding sphingomyelin phosphodiesterase 5 isoform X2 encodes MNLPDVPRLRSPVPQEPSPGWPQTPDPLRPSPFPNPVLQTLYSLSRMLLFPAYWSLDRLLGCWAPVSRSGSLRWLKVLAGSGAALLPLVVVGLPLALVGLVLWLPLQLCRRPFCYQPPPSCWVWPQPWRPPAERQRCFVFLTANLCLFPHGLAHFNNLSNSQQRADAVGAVLLDGLRSSQYGVTEPRQPLPKVPGGVLKATLPMGLDFVCLQEVFDLRAARRLVRILVPNLGPVLYDVGTFGLVAGPYIKVLGSGLLLASRYPLLRATFRCFPNARREDAMASKGLLSVQAQLGILDGRRIVGYLHCTHLQAPLEDGHIRCKQLTLLLEWVEEFEAESRQSGEAVAFSVLLGDLNFDNCSQGNELGRVEPGHPALPTKKRFSSTDHAKEQGHKFFSCFKDPCRLGPCQEQPWALGTILNNSTLHQSIISSPEMLRRALEQEKGRRLYLAGPLHGNYSAQSWKGRRLDYITYRGVPGSRLSPEAEQVTFSTAFAGLTDHLAMGLKLQVVCS; translated from the exons ATGAATCTCCCTGACGTTCCGCGGCTACGGAGCCCTGTACCCCAAGAGCCTTCACCTGGCTGGCCCCAGACACCCGACCCTCTGAGGCCTTCACCTTTCCCGAACCCCGTGCTGCAAACCCTGTACAGTTTATCCCGCATGCTGCTCTTCCCGGCTTACTGGTCTCTGGACcggttgctgggttgctgggcGCCAGTATCGCGATCCGGCAGCTTGAGGTGGCTCAAAGTCCTGGCAGGAAGTGGGGCGGCGTTGCTACCTCTGGTGGTGGTCGGTCTACCCTTGGCGTTGGTTGGCCTTGTGCTCTGGCTGCCCCTCCAACTTTGTCGCCGCCCCTTCTGCTATCAGCCCCCTCCATCATGCTGGGTGTGGCCACAGCCCTGGCGCCCGCCCGCTGAGCGCCAGCGTTGCTTTGTCTTTCTCACTGCTAATCTGTGCCTGTTCCCCCACGGACTGGCACACTTTAACAATTTGTCGAATAGTCAGCAGCGGGCGGATGCTGTTGGGGCCGTACTGCTAGATGGCCTTCGGTCGTCACAGTATGGGGTTACCGAACCTAGGCAGCCGCTGCCTAAGGTGCCTGGTGGTGTGCTGAAGGCCACATTACCTATGGGTTTGGACTTCGTGTGTCTGCAGGAAGTGTTCGACCTCCGCGCAGCTCGTCGTCTCGTGCGCATTTTGGTACCAAATCTGGGCCCGGTTCTATATGATGTAGGCACATTTGGCTTAGTGGCCGGGCCGTACATTAAGGTACTGGGTAGTGGGCTTCTACTGGCCTCGCGCTACCCGCTGCTGCGTGCCACCTTCCGTTGCTTTCCTAACGCTCGTCGCGAGGACGCCATGGCCTCCAAAGGTCTATTATCCGTCCAG GCGCAGCTAGGCATCCTGGACGGGCGCCGCATCGTGGGATACCTTCATTGTACACACTTGCAGGCACCCCTTG AGGATGGACATATTCGCTGCAAACAGCTGACGCTGCTGCTGGAATGGGTGGAGGAGTTCGAGGCTGAGAGCCGCCAGAGTGGTGAGGCTGTGGCTTTCAGCGTCCTTCTGGGAGATCTAAACTTTGACAACTGCTCCCAAGGTAATGAGCTGGGGCGGGTGGAGCCAGGACACCCAGCTCTGCCCACTAAGAAACGGTTTTCCTCCACAGATCATGCAAAGGAGCAGGGACATAAATTCTTCAGCTGTTTTAAGGACCCTTGCCGGCTAGGCCCTTGCCAGGAGCAGCCCTGGGCCTTGG GGACAATCTTGAATAATTCCACGCTACACCAGTCCATTATCAGCTCCCCAGAGATGCTTCGGAG GGCCTTGGAGCAAGAAAAAGGGCGCCGCCTCTACCTGGCTGGACCCCTTCATGGAAATTACTCAGCTCAATCCTGGAAGGGCCGGCGTCTGGACTATATCACCTACCGCGGAGTACCTGGGAGTCGCCTGAGTCCA GAGGCGGAGCAGGTGACATTCAGTACTGCGTTTGCGGGACTCACGGACCACTTGGCTATGGGCCTGAAGCTTCAAGTTGTATGCTCCTGA
- the Smpd5 gene encoding sphingomyelin phosphodiesterase 5, which yields MNLPDVPRLRSPVPQEPSPGWPQTPDPLRPSPFPNPVLQTLYSLSRMLLFPAYWSLDRLLGCWAPVSRSGSLRWLKVLAGSGAALLPLVVVGLPLALVGLVLWLPLQLCRRPFCYQPPPSCWVWPQPWRPPAERQRCFVFLTANLCLFPHGLAHFNNLSNSQQRADAVGAVLLDGLRSSQYGVTEPRQPLPKVPGGVLKATLPMGLDFVCLQEVFDLRAARRLVRILVPNLGPVLYDVGTFGLVAGPYIKVLGSGLLLASRYPLLRATFRCFPNARREDAMASKGLLSVQAQLGILDGRRIVGYLHCTHLQAPLEDGHIRCKQLTLLLEWVEEFEAESRQSGEAVAFSVLLGDLNFDNCSQDHAKEQGHKFFSCFKDPCRLGPCQEQPWALGTILNNSTLHQSIISSPEMLRRALEQEKGRRLYLAGPLHGNYSAQSWKGRRLDYITYRGVPGSRLSPEAEQVTFSTAFAGLTDHLAMGLKLQVVCS from the exons ATGAATCTCCCTGACGTTCCGCGGCTACGGAGCCCTGTACCCCAAGAGCCTTCACCTGGCTGGCCCCAGACACCCGACCCTCTGAGGCCTTCACCTTTCCCGAACCCCGTGCTGCAAACCCTGTACAGTTTATCCCGCATGCTGCTCTTCCCGGCTTACTGGTCTCTGGACcggttgctgggttgctgggcGCCAGTATCGCGATCCGGCAGCTTGAGGTGGCTCAAAGTCCTGGCAGGAAGTGGGGCGGCGTTGCTACCTCTGGTGGTGGTCGGTCTACCCTTGGCGTTGGTTGGCCTTGTGCTCTGGCTGCCCCTCCAACTTTGTCGCCGCCCCTTCTGCTATCAGCCCCCTCCATCATGCTGGGTGTGGCCACAGCCCTGGCGCCCGCCCGCTGAGCGCCAGCGTTGCTTTGTCTTTCTCACTGCTAATCTGTGCCTGTTCCCCCACGGACTGGCACACTTTAACAATTTGTCGAATAGTCAGCAGCGGGCGGATGCTGTTGGGGCCGTACTGCTAGATGGCCTTCGGTCGTCACAGTATGGGGTTACCGAACCTAGGCAGCCGCTGCCTAAGGTGCCTGGTGGTGTGCTGAAGGCCACATTACCTATGGGTTTGGACTTCGTGTGTCTGCAGGAAGTGTTCGACCTCCGCGCAGCTCGTCGTCTCGTGCGCATTTTGGTACCAAATCTGGGCCCGGTTCTATATGATGTAGGCACATTTGGCTTAGTGGCCGGGCCGTACATTAAGGTACTGGGTAGTGGGCTTCTACTGGCCTCGCGCTACCCGCTGCTGCGTGCCACCTTCCGTTGCTTTCCTAACGCTCGTCGCGAGGACGCCATGGCCTCCAAAGGTCTATTATCCGTCCAG GCGCAGCTAGGCATCCTGGACGGGCGCCGCATCGTGGGATACCTTCATTGTACACACTTGCAGGCACCCCTTG AGGATGGACATATTCGCTGCAAACAGCTGACGCTGCTGCTGGAATGGGTGGAGGAGTTCGAGGCTGAGAGCCGCCAGAGTGGTGAGGCTGTGGCTTTCAGCGTCCTTCTGGGAGATCTAAACTTTGACAACTGCTCCCAAG ATCATGCAAAGGAGCAGGGACATAAATTCTTCAGCTGTTTTAAGGACCCTTGCCGGCTAGGCCCTTGCCAGGAGCAGCCCTGGGCCTTGG GGACAATCTTGAATAATTCCACGCTACACCAGTCCATTATCAGCTCCCCAGAGATGCTTCGGAG GGCCTTGGAGCAAGAAAAAGGGCGCCGCCTCTACCTGGCTGGACCCCTTCATGGAAATTACTCAGCTCAATCCTGGAAGGGCCGGCGTCTGGACTATATCACCTACCGCGGAGTACCTGGGAGTCGCCTGAGTCCA GAGGCGGAGCAGGTGACATTCAGTACTGCGTTTGCGGGACTCACGGACCACTTGGCTATGGGCCTGAAGCTTCAAGTTGTATGCTCCTGA